From Schizosaccharomyces pombe strain 972h- genome assembly, chromosome: II, the proteins below share one genomic window:
- the cct4 gene encoding chaperonin-containing T-complex delta subunit Cct4 has translation MSKAATVPVAFQDREKPQEVRLSNIMAARSVADAIRTSLGPKGMDKMIQTGKGEVILTNDGATILKHLSVLHPAAKMLVDLSAAQDVEAGDGTTSVVILAGSMLACAEKLLKKGIHPTVIAESFQRAAGFTVDCMKENALAIELSDRESLLRAATTSLNSKIVSQYSNLLAPIAVDAVLKVIDPRVATNVDLKDIRIVKKLGGIIDDTELIPGLALTQTAVKSAGGPTRIEKANIALIQFQLSPPKPDMENQVVVNDYRQMDKILKEERQYLLNMCKKIKKAGANVILIQKSILRDAVNDLALHFLAKLKIMVIKDIERDEVEFICKSTGCKPIADIESFAEDKLGHADLVEETSSSGEKIVKFSGVKNAGKTVSILCRGANLLTLEEAERSLHDALCVIRCLVKQRALIAGGGSPEIEAAQRLLEHARQLEGREAICIRAFSEALEIIPVTLAENAGLNAIQVVTELRSRHANGEKTAGINVRKGIVTNILEENVLQPLLVNISAIQLAAETTKMIMKIDDITLAR, from the coding sequence ATGTCGAAAGCAGCAACGGTTCCCGTGGCATTTCAAGACCGAGAAAAGCCTCAAGAGGTTCGGCTTTCAAATATTATGGCGGCTCGCTCAGTCGCCGATGCGATTCGAACTAGTTTGGGACCGAAGGGAATGGACAAAATGATTCAAACAGGAAAAGGTGAAGTTATTCTAACAAATGATGGTGCAACTATTTTGAAGCACTTGTCCGTCCTTCATCCCGCTGCGAAGATGCTGGTCGACTTAAGTGCCGCACAAGACGTTGAAGCTGGTGATGGTACGACCAGTGTAGTTATCTTAGCAGGATCCATGCTCGCATGCGCTGagaagcttttaaaaaagggaaTTCACCCAACAGTTATCGCGGAATCTTTTCAAAGAGCAGCAGGTTTTACTGTTGATTGCATGAAAGAGAATGCTTTGGCCATTGAGCTGTCTGATCGTGAATCACTCTTAAGGGCAGCAACCACATCTCtaaattccaaaattgtTTCACAATACAGTAACCTTTTAGCTCCAATTGCTGTAGATGCCGTATTAAAGGTCATTGACCCTCGTGTTGCGACAAATGTGGATCTGAAGGATATTCgtattgttaaaaaattaggtGGTATTATTGACGATACCGAGTTAATTCCCGGATTGGCTTTGACACAAACGGCAGTCAAGAGCGCTGGCGGTCCCACAAGGATTGAAAAGGCTAACATTGCGcttattcaatttcaattatcTCCTCCCAAACCCGATATGGAAAATCAAGTAGTAGTCAATGATTACAGACAGATGGATAAGATTCTTAAGGAAGAACGTCAGTATCTTTTGAATAtgtgcaaaaaaataaaaaaggcaGGTGCCAATGTTATTCTCATACAAAAGTCAATTCTCCGGGATGCTGTTAATGATCTTGCTTTACACTTTTTGGCCAAACTCAAAATTATGGTAATTAAAGACATTGAGCGTGATGAGGTGGAATTCATTTGTAAATCTACTGGATGCAAACCTATTGCTGATATTGAATCCTTTGCAGAGGATAAACTAGGACATGCGGATTTAGTAGAAGAGACATCTTCTTCTGGTGAAAAAATCGTAAAGTTTAGTGGTGTTAAGAATGCTGGAAAAACAGTCTCCATATTATGCCGAGGTGCTAATCTGTTGACTTTAGAAGAGGCAGAACGCTCTCTTCACGATGCTCTTTGCGTTATCCGCTGTCTTGTCAAGCAGCGTGCTTTGATTGCAGGTGGCGGTTCTCCCGAAATTGAGGCCGCTCAGCGTCTTTTGGAGCATGCACGTCAGCTTGAAGGACGTGAGGCCATTTGTATCCGTGCATTTTCGGAAGCTTTAGAAATCATTCCTGTTACACTAGCTGAGAATGCAGGATTGAATGCTATTCAGGTTGTTACTGAGTTGCGTAGTCGTCATGCTAACGGTGAAAAGACTGCGGGTATTAATGTTCGTAAGGGTATAGTGACCAATATTTTAGAAGAAAACGTTTTGCAACCCTTGCTCGTCAACATTAGTGCAATACAGCTGGCTGCTGAAACGACCAAGATGATCATGAAGATTGACGACATTACCTTAGCTCGTTAG
- the nat2 gene encoding N alpha-acetylation related protein Nat2: protein MSNLWRNLKSVRLPFRRAPTLPLYNVPVRRSISSSSSIPPSSSPPPRLTITQRVKELTKKYGWWSLGVYIGISVLDFSASFVLVRTLGAERIGYLEHSILNSIRRYFNWEIPESTASGEPEAYHSSIWTELAFAYGIHKALVVARVPLTAAIVPPLAKRFRGPRIRP, encoded by the coding sequence ATGAGCAATCTTTGGCGAAACTTGAAATCCGTACGACTGCCATTTCGAAGAGCTCCAACTCTTCCACTTTATAATGTGCCTGTAAGACGATCaatatcttcttcttcttcgaTTCCTCCTTCTTCCTCTCCGCCTCCTCGATTAACTATTACCCAGAGAGTAAAAGAACTTACGAAAAAGTATGGATGGTGGTCTTTGGGAGTCTACATTGGTATTTCAGTGCTTGATTTTTCTGCTTCGTTTGTCCTTGTGCGTACCTTGGGTGCAGAGAGAATTGGCTACCTTGAACATTCGATCTTGAATAGTATTCGTCGATATTTTAACTGGGAAATTCCTGAATCAACAGCATCAGGAGAACCGGAGGCGTACCATTCTAGCATTTGGACGGAACTGGCCTTTGCTTACGGGATTCATAAAGCTCTTGTTGTTGCTAGAGTTCCTCTTACTGCAGCAATTGTACCTCCCTTGGCAAAGCGCTTCCGTGGTCCACGCATACGTCCTTAA
- the mug2 gene encoding protein mug2 has protein sequence MKKENWQKIENVYLLGKKIDKAKRMANKGESNTNMLSTEENIVKAKAVSRKKPVDVSYAGLARHESHVDTDYHGQALNTDNQDPKNYQARSFVKENELYESSQDCGHSRLAQILSEENQIKRLPQSDNTTTERIIENNPNYSNKPSKLKRALSGENSVFSIHQRNTLSPSSNLPRIPSDLYDIKQFLENLDARSFKSDMDLKRSQNMRRRATGYPAIVVPFLNGSLPQADLPPLRTIEDIDNLTREQCLTFIQGYGIPIDSSDTVYLKEKLRDAIGMRAFTDMSFEMNSFHLESPR, from the coding sequence atgaaaaaagaaaattggcaaaaaattgaaaatgtgtATTTAttgggaaaaaaaattgataagGCCAAACGGATGGCAAATAAGGGTGAATCAAATACAAACATGCTCTCAACAGAAGAGAATATAGTCAAAGCAAAAGCTGTTTCTCGCAAAAAACCAGTTGACGTTTCTTACGCAGGGCTTGCAAGACATGAGTCTCATGTTGATACCGATTATCATGGGCAAGCCCTTAATACGGATAATCAAGATCCTAAAAATTATCAAGCTAGGAGCTTTGTAAAAGAGAATGAGCTTTATGAATCATCTCAAGACTGTGGACATAGCAGATTGGCCCAAATTCTAAGCGAAGAAAACCAAATCAAACGCCTTCCTCAAAGCGATAATACAACAACTGAAAGGATAATAGAAAATAACCCAAATTATTCCAATAAACCGAGTAAGCTGAAAAGAGCGTTGAGTGGGGAAAACAGTGTCTTTTCCATCCATCAAAGAAATACCCTGTCACCATCTTCTAATCTGCCACGCATTCCAAGTGATTTGTATGATATTAAACAATTTCTAGAGAATTTAGATGCTCGTTCTTTTAAATCAGACATGGATTTAAAGCGGTCCCAAAACATGAGAAGGAGAGCAACTGGTTATCCGGCCATCGTCGTGCCTTTTCTAAATGGCAGTTTACCCCAGGCCGATTTGCCTCCTTTGCGGACGATCGAAGATATAGATAACCTAACTAGAGAGCAGTGCTTAACATTTATTCAGGGTTACGGAATTCCCATCGATTCTTCTGATACTGTTTATCTCAAAGAAAAGCTTCGAGATGCCATAGGAATGAGAGCATTCACTGACATGAGCTTCGAGATGAATAGCTTTCATTTGGAAAGCCCTAGGTGA